One window from the genome of Oryza glaberrima chromosome 3, OglaRS2, whole genome shotgun sequence encodes:
- the LOC127768533 gene encoding peptidyl-prolyl cis-trans isomerase CYP65, whose product MGKKQHSKDRMFITRTEWATEWGGAKQKEAGTPFKRLPFYCCALTFLPFEDPVCTADGSVFDLMSIIPYIKKFGKHPVTGTPLKQEDLMPLTFHKNSDGEFQCPVLNKVFTEFTHIVAVKTTGNVFCYEAIQELNIKPKNWRELLTDEPFTRNDLITIQNPNAVDSKILGEFDHVKKGLKLEDEELQRMKDDPTYNINISGDLKQMIKELGTEKGKLAFLHGGGGQKAQKERAAALAAILAKKEKDDSKSGKEPKPHQPFSIVDAASASVHGRSAAAAKAATAEKTAARIAMHMAGDRAPVNAKLVKSRYTTGAASRSFTSTAYDPVTKNELEYVKVEKNPKKKGYVQLHTTHGDLNLELHCDITPRTCENFLTHCENGYYNGLIFHRSIKNFMIQGGDPTGTGSGGESIWGKPFKDELNSKLIHSGRGVVSMANSGPHTNGSQFFILYKSAPHLNFKHTVFGMVVGGLTTLSAMEKVPVDDDDRPLEEIKILKVSVFVNPYTEPDEEEEEKAKEEEKKRDEDYDKVGSWYSNPGTGVAGSTSSGGGVGKYLKARTAGFADVVADDSNKKRKASVSNVEFKDFSGW is encoded by the exons ATGGGGAAGAAGCAGCATAGCAAGGACCGGATGTTCATAACGCGGACGGAGTGGGCGACGGAGTGGGGCGGCGCCAAGCAGAAGGAGGCCGGCACGCCCTTCAAGCGCCTTCCCTTCTACTGCTGCGC GCTTACGTTTTTACCATTTGAGGATCCAGTGTGCACAGCAGATGGAAGCGTCTTTGATTTGAT GAGCATAATTCCATACATTAAGAAGTTCGGGAAGCACCCAGTAACAGGAACACCACTCAAGCAGGAAGATCTAATGCCTTTAACATTCCACAAGAACTCAGATG GAGAGTTCCAGTGCCCTGTTTTGAATAAAGTTTTTACAGAATTCACGCATATAGTTGCTGTAAAGACTACTGGGAACGTCTTCTGTTATGAG GCAATCCAAGAACTCAACATCAAGCCAAAGAATTGGAGAGAATTGCTAACTGATGAGCCCTTTACACGAAATGACTTGATAACAATTCAG AATCCAAATGCGGTTGATAGCAAGATCCTAGGTGAATTTGACCATGTCAAGAAAGGCCTCAAACTTGAAGATGAAG AGTTGCAACGAATGAAAGATGATCCAACCTACAACATAAATATTTCTGGTGATCTTAAGCAAATGATTAAGGAACTTGGAACTGAAAAGGGAAAGTTAGCTTTTTTGCATGGTGGGGGAGGGCAGAAAGCTCAAAAGGAAAGAGCTGCTGCACTTGCTGCTATATTGGCAAAAAAGGAGAAGGATGACTCAAAATCTGGCAAAGAACCTAAACCTCATCAGCCTTTCAGTATTGTAgatgctgcttctgcttctgttCATGGCAGAAGTGCAGCCGCAGCAAAGGCTGCTACTGCTGAGAAAACAGCTGCTAGAATAGCAATGCACATGGCAGGAGATCGAGCTCCTGTAAATGCGAAACTG GTTAAAAGCCGTTACACCACAGGAGCAGCTTCACGTTCTTTCACATCAACTGCCTATGATCCTGTCACCAAAAATGAACTTGAGTATGTTAAGGTTGAAAAGAATCCAAAAAAGAAGGGATATGTTCAGTTGCATACCACCCATGGTGATTTGAATTTGGAGCTTCATTGTGATATAACACCTCGGACATGTGAAAATTTCCTCACACATTGTGAAAATGGTTACTATAATGGTCTTATCTTCCATCGTAGTATCAA AAATTTCATGATTCAAGGAGGTGATCCAACTGGCACAGGAAGTGGAGGGGAGTCCATATGGGGTAAACCTTTCAAGGATGAACTGAATTCAAAACTTATACATTCAGGAAGAGGTGTTGTCAGCATGGCTAATTCTGGGCCTCATACCAACGGGTCCCAATTTTTCATCTTGTACAAGTCCGCACCACATTTAAATTTCAAGCATACGGTATTTGGCATGGTGGTCGGTGGCTTGACCACTCTTTCAGCTATGGAAAAGGTTCCTGTTGATGATGACGATCGACCATTG GAGGAAATAAAGATATTAAAAGTAAGTGTATTTGTGAACCCTTACACGGAAccagatgaagaagaagaagaaaaggcaaaggaagaggagaagaaaagggatGAGGATTAT GATAAGGTGGGATCATGGTATAGCAATCCAGGCACTGGCGTTGCTGGTTCAACTAGCTCTGGTGGTGGCGTTGGCAAGTACCTAAAAGCTCGGACAGCTGGCTTTGCTGATGTGGTTGCAGATGAttcaaacaagaaaagaaaagcgaGTGTGTCTAATGTAGAATTTAAGGATTTCTCTGGGTGGTAG